The DNA segment ACCTGGAAGGCAACACCGTCTCCCTCTGCGTTCGCCAGCTCGAGTACAAGAACGACGCCGGTGAGCAGATCTACGGCGTGTGCTCCACCTACCTCTGCGATATCGAACCCGGCACCAAGGTGAAGATCACCGGTCCGGTTGGCAAGGAGATGCTTCTGCCTGACGATGAGGACGCCAACATCATCATGCTGGCGACCGGCACGGGCATCGCTCCGATGCGCACCTACCTGCGTCGCATGTTCGAGCCCCGCGAACAGGAGGCCAACGGCTGGAAATTCCGCGGCAAAGCCTGGTTGTTCATGGGCGCACCCAAAACCGCCAACCTGCTCTACGACGAGGACTTCCTCCACTACGAGAAGGAGTACCCCGACAACTTCCGCTACACCAAGGCGATCAGCCGGGAACAGCAGAACGCCAAGGGCGGCCGGATGTACATCCAAGACCGCGTTCTGGAGCACGCTGAAGAGATCTTCGCAATGATCGAAGACCCCAAGACCCACGTGTACATGTGCGGTCTGCGCGGCATGGAGCCGGGCATTGACGAAGCCATGACAGCCGCCGCGGCCGCCAAGGGTCTCGACTGGGCCGAACTGCGTCCCCAGCTCAAGAAGGCCGACCGCTGGCACGTGGAAACCTATTGATCGATCCAGCTCTGATCAATCAGCCATCAATCGTTTCCAGTCCACCCCGCGGGGTGGACTTTTTTTTGGGTTGGCAACAAACGCTGACACCAACACGGAAACAAAGCGGCGAGTCCATGTCTGTTGCCGGTTCCGTGCCTAAACCAGCGTCAGAAGCCTGGACACTCCATGGTCGCCACGATGACGAACCCCCTCAGGGTTGGACTGCGTCAGGAGCGCGTGATCGCGCCCCAGTGTCTGGTGATCTT comes from the Synechococcus sp. A15-62 genome and includes:
- a CDS encoding FAD-binding oxidoreductase; translated protein: MRVSNAATEHCNEALFTVVASGPQVGSQPSVVQTYTVGMNQFSALFKRLGASGAKILSVNGQEVERQASPVATTPAPAKKPAKKPAKKAVTSSAPKKKPHADVPVNTYKPKTPFMGTVTENYSLLQDGAIGRVQHITFDLAGGDPQLKYIEGQSIGIIPEGEDANGKPHKLRLYSIASTRHGDNLEGNTVSLCVRQLEYKNDAGEQIYGVCSTYLCDIEPGTKVKITGPVGKEMLLPDDEDANIIMLATGTGIAPMRTYLRRMFEPREQEANGWKFRGKAWLFMGAPKTANLLYDEDFLHYEKEYPDNFRYTKAISREQQNAKGGRMYIQDRVLEHAEEIFAMIEDPKTHVYMCGLRGMEPGIDEAMTAAAAAKGLDWAELRPQLKKADRWHVETY